From Bacillus clarus, the proteins below share one genomic window:
- a CDS encoding RNA polymerase sigma factor — translation MEHKVIKNCNHDEIDYIIKKHWQDVWNYSFIITKDTHLSDDITQDVFIKVFKNWHSFRNESSVKTWLLKITRNTALNHLKSSYFKRVSLVGFFRDDKEYPSAEEEFFNKEDIDGIWNIVLNLPKKHREILILDAKYELSYDEIAETLGVSIGTVKSRLHRARVRVSKVLGEDKNYEQ, via the coding sequence ATGGAACATAAGGTTATTAAAAATTGTAATCATGATGAAATTGATTATATTATAAAAAAACATTGGCAAGATGTATGGAATTATTCATTTATTATTACGAAAGACACACATTTATCGGATGATATAACACAAGATGTATTTATAAAAGTATTTAAAAATTGGCATTCATTTCGAAATGAATCATCTGTTAAAACGTGGTTATTAAAAATTACAAGGAATACCGCACTAAATCATTTGAAATCTTCCTATTTTAAGAGGGTTTCTTTAGTAGGATTTTTTAGGGATGATAAGGAGTATCCTTCAGCAGAAGAAGAATTTTTTAACAAAGAGGACATAGATGGAATTTGGAATATTGTACTAAATCTACCGAAAAAACATCGTGAAATATTAATATTAGATGCTAAATATGAATTATCTTATGATGAAATAGCCGAAACATTAGGAGTGTCTATTGGAACTGTGAAATCTCGGCTACACCGAGCTCGTGTACGAGTTTCAAAAGTATTAGGGGAGGATAAAAATTATGAACAATGA